Proteins encoded in a region of the Benincasa hispida cultivar B227 chromosome 2, ASM972705v1, whole genome shotgun sequence genome:
- the LOC120072166 gene encoding uncharacterized protein LOC120072166 — protein MKLIYKDSLIDDIYYSCAKAYTIDKFEFYMKWMESIYPTIREYLNKVGFEKWAHAHSRRRMYNLMTTNISECLNNILKEPREFPVASLLDYIREILQNWFYEKGQSTLSMKIVLTSWAEFELREQHNQSRSFKVDPINNEEYKVIDGDNHFLVNLAYKSCSCRVWDLVEIPCAHACAVICGLNLDIYTFVLDYYFCSTLLSTYKGSVYPIGNHSDWRSIDVGVNVLPPIVKRPVGRPRKQRILSIGEKKRSSKCSRCHRRGHNCRTCKFPPVV, from the exons ATGAAGTTGATTTATAAGGATTCTTTAATTGATGACATATACTATAGTTGTGCAAAAGCTTATACAATTGATAAGTTCGAGTTTTATATGAAATGGATGGAATCAATATATCCTACAATTCGGGAATATCTCAATAAAGTTGGTTTTGAGAAGTGGGCACATGCACATTCTAGGAGAAGAATGTATAATTTGATGACTACTAATATTTCAGAGTGcttgaataatattttgaaagagCCTAGGGAGTTCCCCGTTGCATCATTACTTgattatattagagaaatacTTCAAAATTGGTTTTATGAAAAAGGTCAATCAACATTATCCATGAAGATTGTTTTGACTAGTTGGGCAGAGTTTGAGTTGCGAGAGCAACACAACCAGTCAAGAAGCTTCAAG gttGATCCTATTAACAATGAAGAATATAAAGTAATTGATGGGGACAATCACTTTTTGGTAAATTTGGCCTATAAATCATGCAGTTGTCGTGTTTGGGATTTGGTGGAGATTCCATGTGCTCATGCTTGTGCTGTTATTTGTGggctaaatttagatatatatactTTTGTGTTGGACTACTATTTTTGCAGTACATTGTTATCAACCTATAAAGGATCAGTTTATCCTATTGGAAATCATTCTGATTGGAGATCTATTGATGTTGGTGTGAATGTATTACCTCCAATAGTTAAACGTCCGGTTGGACGACCACGTAAACAAAGAATATTATCAATTGGTGAAAAGAAAAGGAGCTCGAAGTGCAGTCGATGTCATCGTCGTGGCCATAATTGTAGGACATGCAAATTTCCACCTGTTGTTTAA